The following proteins are encoded in a genomic region of Amblyraja radiata isolate CabotCenter1 chromosome 19, sAmbRad1.1.pri, whole genome shotgun sequence:
- the bmt2 gene encoding S-adenosylmethionine sensor upstream of mTORC1 isoform X3: MMVNIIATFLWHTVGDFDKIWREHCEDEETLSEYALAMKNLADNHWAKSCEGEGRIEWCRSVCQEYFLNGGMKRVLEKDEKRARLAISMATPMFSLQTSEKKDDHSATNGVVTGLNAAFTNLLCFSGKIRLLDVGSCFNPFLKFDEFLAVGIDIVPAVESVYKCDFLNLQLQQPLQLAQDTIDAFLKQLRSPIDSLPGELFHIVVFSLLLSYFPAPYQRWICCKKAHELLALHGLLLIITPDSSHQNRHAYMIKSWKTAIESLGFKRYKYVKFSHMHLLAFRKISLQTTSDLVSRNYPEMLFIPQDFNNVDDEDCSETNCQDRSESEDDQIAYSFTELPDGPYDSDSGESQASSIPFHEMEDPVLLLS, from the exons ATGATGGTGAATATCATAGCTACCTTTCTTTGGCA taCAGTGGGAGATTTTGACAAGATCTGGCGTGAACACTGTGAAGATGAAGAGACTCTAAGTGAATATGCTCTTGCAATGAAGAATTTGGCAGATAATCATTGGGCTAAAAGCTGTGAGGGTGAGGGACGGATTGAGTGGTGTCGAAG tgtTTGTcaagaatattttctgaatggtggAATGAAGAGAGTACTTGAAAAAGACGAGAAAAGGGCCCGACTTGCTATTTCCATGGCTACTCCAATGTTCAGCTTGCAAACATCTGAAAAGAAAGATGATCATTCTGCCACCAATGGTGTAGTGACGGGTTTGAATGCTGCTTTCACAAA TTTATTATGCTTTTCAGGAAAGATCCGACTGCTGGATGTTGGCAGCTGTTTTAATCCATTTTTGAAGTTTGATGAATTTCTAGCAGTTGGTATTGACATTGTGCCTGCAGTAGAG AGTGTGTATAAATGTGATTTCCTCAATCTTCAGTTGCAGCAGCCTCTCCAGCTTGCTCAAGATACAATAGATGCCTTTCTCAAACAGCTAAGAAGTCCTATTGACTCCCTCCCAGGAGAACTGTTCCATATAGTTGTGTTTTCTCTTCTGCTGTCTTATTTTCCTGCCCCTTATCAACGGTGGATCTGCTGTAAGAAAGCCCATGAACTACTTGCACTCCATGGTTTGCTCCTAATAATCACACCTGATTCCTCTCACCAGAATCGTCATGCCTATATGATTAAGAGCTGGAAAACTGCTATAGAATCTTTGGGATTCAAAAGATATAAATATGTGAAGTTCTCCCACATGCATCTGTTAGCTTTTCGGAAAATTTCACTGCAGACAACAAGCGACTTGGTCAGCAGAAAttacccagagatgctgtttaTTCCACAGGATTTCAACAATGTGGATGATGAAGATTGCTCAGAAACTAATTGCCAAGATCGCTCAGAAAGTGAAGATGACCAGATAGCTTACAGTTTTACGGAGCTACCTGATGGTCCATATGACTCGGACTCTGGGGAGAGCCAAGCGAGCTCTATTCCATTCCATGAAATGGAAGATCCAGTTTTGCTTTTAAGCTAA